A window of the Kosakonia sp. BYX6 genome harbors these coding sequences:
- the asnC gene encoding transcriptional regulator AsnC, translating into MENYQIDNLDRGILDALMANARTAYAELAKQFGVSPGTIHVRVEKMKQAGIITGARIDVSPKQLGYDVCCFIGIILKSAKDYPSALAKLESLEEVTEAYYTTGHYSIFIKVMCRSIDALQQVLINKIQTIDEIQSTETLISLQNPIMRTIRP; encoded by the coding sequence ATGGAAAATTATCAAATCGACAATCTGGACCGCGGCATCCTCGACGCGTTAATGGCCAATGCGCGCACCGCTTATGCCGAACTGGCCAAACAATTTGGCGTCAGCCCCGGCACGATTCATGTGCGTGTAGAGAAAATGAAGCAGGCGGGGATCATTACCGGCGCGCGAATTGATGTCAGCCCAAAGCAGTTGGGCTACGACGTTTGCTGCTTTATCGGCATCATTTTGAAAAGCGCAAAAGATTACCCGTCCGCGCTGGCAAAACTTGAAAGCCTGGAAGAGGTAACGGAGGCGTATTACACCACCGGTCACTACAGCATCTTTATTAAGGTGATGTGCCGCTCGATCGATGCGCTCCAGCAGGTACTTATCAACAAGATCCAAACAATTGATGAGATTCAGTCCACGGAAACACTGATCTCCCTGCAAAACCCGATTATGCGTACGATCCGCCCTTAA
- the mioC gene encoding FMN-binding protein MioC: protein MADITLISGSTLGGAEYVAEHLAEKLEDAGFSTETLHGPLLDDLTPQGIWLVISSTHGAGDLPENLQPLLDDLNEQKPDLSQVRFGAIGIGSREYDTFCQAIEKLEASLIANGAKQIGETLKINILEHDIPEDPAEEWLGSWKNLLNND, encoded by the coding sequence ATGGCAGACATTACTCTTATTAGCGGCAGCACCCTTGGTGGCGCGGAATATGTGGCGGAACATCTGGCAGAAAAGCTGGAAGACGCAGGTTTTAGCACCGAGACATTGCATGGCCCGCTATTAGACGATCTGACGCCGCAGGGCATCTGGCTGGTTATCAGTTCCACCCACGGTGCGGGCGATCTGCCTGAGAATTTGCAACCGCTTCTTGATGATCTGAATGAGCAAAAACCCGATCTGTCGCAGGTGCGCTTCGGCGCCATCGGTATTGGCAGTCGCGAATATGACACTTTTTGTCAGGCGATTGAAAAACTGGAGGCTTCATTAATAGCAAATGGCGCTAAACAGATCGGTGAAACACTGAAGATCAACATTCTCGAACACGATATTCCGGAGGATCCGGCAGAAGAATGGTTGGGATCCTGGAAAAATTTACTCAATAACGATTAA
- the mnmG gene encoding tRNA uridine-5-carboxymethylaminomethyl(34) synthesis enzyme MnmG, giving the protein MFYPDPFDVIIIGGGHAGTEAAMAAARMGQQTLLLTHNIDTLGQMSCNPAIGGIGKGHLVKEVDALGGLMAKAIDQAGIQFRILNASKGPAVRATRAQADRVLYRQAVRTALENQPNLMIFQQAVEDLIVENDRVVGAVTQMGLKFRAKAVVLTVGTFLDGKIHIGLDNYSGGRAGDPPSIPLSRRLRELPLRVSRLKTGTPPRIDARTIDFSVLAQQHGDNPMPVFSLMGNAAQHPRQVPCYVTHTNEKTHDVIRNNLDRSPMYAGVIEGIGPRYCPSIEDKVMRFADRNQHQIFLEPEGLTSNEIYPNGISTSLPFDVQMQIVRSMQGMENAKIVRPGYAIEYDFFDPRDLKPTLESKYIHGLFFAGQINGTTGYEEAAAQGLLAGLNAARSAADKEGWAPRRDQAYLGVLVDDLCTLGTKEPYRMFTSRAEYRLMLREDNADLRLTEAGRELGLVDDERWARFNEKLETIERERQRLKSQWVSPASEHAPNVNAHLTAPLSREASGEDLLRRPEMTYEQLVQLTPFAPGLEDKQAAEQVEIQVKYEGYIARQQDEIEKQQRNENTLLPASLDYRQVNGLSNEVIAKLNDHKPSSIGQASRISGITPAAISILLVWLKKQGMLRRSA; this is encoded by the coding sequence ATGTTTTATCCGGATCCTTTTGACGTCATCATCATTGGCGGGGGTCATGCAGGCACTGAGGCCGCAATGGCCGCAGCGCGTATGGGTCAACAGACTCTGCTTTTGACACACAATATCGACACGCTGGGGCAGATGAGTTGCAACCCGGCGATCGGCGGTATTGGGAAGGGACACCTGGTAAAAGAAGTGGATGCGCTTGGCGGGCTGATGGCGAAAGCGATCGATCAGGCTGGCATCCAGTTTAGGATACTAAACGCGAGCAAAGGCCCGGCCGTTAGGGCAACCCGTGCACAAGCGGATCGCGTGCTTTACCGCCAGGCGGTGCGTACCGCGCTGGAGAACCAACCGAATCTGATGATCTTCCAGCAGGCGGTTGAAGATCTGATTGTCGAAAACGATCGTGTTGTCGGTGCCGTGACCCAGATGGGGCTTAAATTCCGCGCCAAAGCGGTGGTGTTGACCGTTGGGACATTCCTTGACGGCAAGATCCATATCGGTCTGGATAACTACAGCGGTGGCCGCGCAGGCGATCCGCCGTCGATTCCGCTGTCACGCCGTCTGCGTGAACTGCCGTTGCGTGTCAGCCGCCTGAAAACCGGTACGCCGCCGCGTATTGACGCGCGCACTATCGATTTTAGTGTCCTGGCGCAGCAGCATGGCGATAACCCGATGCCGGTGTTTTCGTTAATGGGCAATGCCGCTCAGCATCCGCGTCAGGTGCCGTGCTATGTCACGCACACCAACGAAAAAACCCATGACGTAATTCGTAATAACCTCGATCGCAGCCCGATGTATGCCGGGGTGATCGAAGGGATCGGCCCGCGTTACTGCCCGTCGATCGAAGACAAAGTGATGCGCTTTGCCGATCGTAATCAACACCAGATCTTCCTCGAGCCGGAAGGCCTGACATCCAACGAAATTTATCCGAATGGTATCTCCACCAGCCTGCCGTTCGATGTGCAAATGCAAATTGTCCGTTCCATGCAGGGAATGGAAAACGCGAAAATCGTTCGTCCTGGCTATGCCATTGAGTACGATTTCTTCGATCCGCGTGACCTGAAACCGACGCTGGAAAGCAAATACATTCATGGGCTGTTCTTCGCGGGCCAAATCAACGGCACCACCGGCTATGAAGAAGCCGCGGCGCAAGGTTTGCTGGCCGGTTTGAACGCCGCACGCAGCGCTGCCGACAAAGAGGGCTGGGCGCCGCGTCGCGATCAGGCTTACCTGGGCGTACTGGTGGACGATCTCTGCACGCTGGGTACCAAAGAACCGTACCGCATGTTCACTTCCCGTGCGGAATACCGCCTGATGCTGCGCGAAGACAACGCCGATCTGCGTTTGACCGAAGCCGGTCGTGAACTGGGTCTGGTGGATGATGAGCGTTGGGCGCGCTTCAACGAGAAGCTGGAGACCATTGAGCGTGAACGCCAGCGCCTGAAATCCCAGTGGGTTTCCCCTGCTTCCGAACATGCACCTAACGTGAATGCGCACCTGACCGCGCCGCTGTCGCGTGAAGCCAGCGGTGAAGATCTGCTGCGGCGCCCGGAAATGACCTACGAGCAGCTGGTACAGCTGACGCCGTTCGCACCGGGACTGGAAGATAAGCAGGCTGCTGAGCAAGTGGAAATCCAGGTGAAGTACGAGGGTTACATCGCGCGTCAGCAGGATGAAATTGAAAAACAGCAGCGCAACGAAAATACGCTTCTGCCTGCGTCACTGGATTATCGCCAGGTGAATGGTCTGTCCAACGAAGTGATCGCCAAACTCAACGATCACAAACCGTCGTCCATTGGTCAGGCATCGCGTATCTCCGGGATCACACCGGCGGCTATCTCCATTCTGCTGGTGTGGCTGAAAAAACAGGGTATGCTGCGCCGCAGCGCTTAA
- the rsmG gene encoding 16S rRNA (guanine(527)-N(7))-methyltransferase RsmG yields MLNKLSRLLDEAGISLSDLQQQQLVAYVELLHKWNKAYNLTSVRDPNEMLIRHILDSIVVAPYLQGTRFIDVGTGPGLPGIPLSIVRPESHFTLLDSLGKRVRFLRQVQHELKLSNIEPIQSRVEDFPAEPPFDGVISRAFASLNDMVNWCHHLPGEEGRFYALKGLVPDDEIALLPAHLAVEAVIKLDVPHLDGERHLVIVKANKI; encoded by the coding sequence GTGCTCAATAAACTCTCTCGTCTGCTGGATGAAGCCGGCATTTCGCTGTCCGATCTTCAGCAACAACAGCTAGTGGCTTACGTCGAACTGCTCCACAAATGGAACAAAGCGTACAACCTGACGTCGGTACGCGATCCGAACGAGATGCTGATCCGCCATATCCTCGACAGCATTGTGGTTGCGCCTTACCTGCAAGGGACACGTTTTATCGATGTGGGTACCGGGCCGGGTTTGCCTGGCATTCCGTTGTCTATCGTTCGCCCTGAATCTCACTTCACGTTGCTCGACAGCCTCGGAAAACGCGTGCGCTTTTTACGCCAGGTACAACACGAGTTGAAATTGAGCAATATCGAGCCGATTCAGAGCCGTGTAGAAGATTTTCCAGCCGAACCGCCATTCGATGGTGTGATCAGCCGTGCCTTTGCCTCGCTGAACGATATGGTGAACTGGTGCCACCACTTGCCGGGCGAAGAGGGCCGTTTCTACGCGCTGAAGGGCTTGGTACCTGATGATGAAATTGCGCTGTTACCTGCTCATTTAGCCGTTGAAGCCGTTATTAAGCTTGATGTTCCTCACCTCGACGGTGAACGTCATTTGGTCATCGTTAAAGCAAATAAAATTTAA
- the atpI gene encoding F0F1 ATP synthase subunit I — translation MSVSLDSRNVARRLLLIQFLAVMASGLLFSLKDPFWGISAVCGGMAVLLPNMLFMIFAWRHQAHTPAIGRVAWTFAFGEALKVLLTFVLLMVALAVFKVAFLPLIVTWVSVLVVQILAPAVINNKG, via the coding sequence ATGTCTGTGTCGCTTGATAGTCGCAACGTTGCTCGCAGGCTTCTGCTTATTCAGTTTCTGGCAGTAATGGCAAGTGGATTGCTGTTTAGCCTCAAAGACCCCTTCTGGGGCATTTCCGCCGTGTGCGGAGGTATGGCAGTCTTATTGCCGAATATGTTGTTTATGATTTTTGCCTGGCGTCATCAGGCGCATACACCTGCTATAGGCCGCGTGGCCTGGACCTTCGCCTTCGGTGAAGCACTCAAGGTGTTGTTGACATTCGTGTTACTGATGGTGGCGCTGGCGGTTTTTAAGGTGGCTTTTTTGCCGCTGATAGTCACGTGGGTTTCGGTGCTGGTCGTTCAAATACTGGCGCCTGCTGTAATTAACAACAAAGGGTAA
- the atpB gene encoding F0F1 ATP synthase subunit A: MSAGEISTPQEYIGHHLNNLQIDLRTFSLVDPHNPPATFWTLNIDSMFFSVVLGLLFLVMFRSVAKKATSGVPGKFQTAIELVIGFVHGSVKDMYHGKSKLIAPLALTIFVWVFLMNLMDLLPIDLLPYIGEHVLGLPALRVVPSADVNITLSMALGVFILILFYSIKMKGIGGFAKELTLQPFNHPVFIPVNLILEGVSLLSKPVSLGLRLFGNMYAGELIFILIAGLLPWWSQWILNVPWAIFHILIITLQAFIFMVLTIVYLSMASEEH; this comes from the coding sequence ATGTCTGCAGGAGAAATCTCAACACCGCAGGAGTACATCGGTCACCATCTGAATAACCTTCAGATTGACTTACGTACCTTCTCGCTGGTGGATCCGCATAACCCCCCGGCCACTTTCTGGACGCTGAATATCGACTCCATGTTTTTCTCAGTGGTACTGGGTCTGTTGTTCCTGGTGATGTTCCGTAGCGTAGCGAAGAAAGCGACCAGCGGCGTCCCGGGGAAATTCCAGACGGCGATCGAGCTGGTGATTGGTTTTGTTCATGGTAGCGTCAAAGACATGTACCACGGCAAAAGCAAGCTTATCGCGCCACTGGCCCTGACGATTTTCGTCTGGGTATTCCTGATGAACCTGATGGATTTGCTGCCTATCGACCTGCTGCCGTACATCGGTGAGCATGTTCTGGGTCTGCCTGCGCTGCGTGTTGTACCGTCTGCTGACGTTAACATTACGCTGTCGATGGCGCTGGGCGTATTTATCCTGATTCTGTTCTACAGCATCAAAATGAAGGGTATTGGCGGTTTCGCTAAAGAGCTGACTCTCCAGCCGTTCAACCATCCGGTATTTATTCCGGTAAACCTTATCCTTGAGGGCGTGAGCCTGCTGTCCAAACCGGTTTCTCTCGGTCTGCGACTGTTCGGCAACATGTACGCGGGTGAGTTGATTTTCATTCTGATCGCGGGTCTTCTGCCGTGGTGGTCACAGTGGATTCTGAATGTGCCATGGGCCATTTTCCACATCCTGATCATTACGCTGCAAGCCTTTATCTTCATGGTTCTGACGATTGTCTATCTGTCGATGGCGTCCGAAGAGCATTGA
- the atpE gene encoding F0F1 ATP synthase subunit C encodes MENLNMDLLYLAAAVMMGLAAIGAAIGIGILGGKFLEGAARQPDLIPLLRTQFFIVMGLVDAIPMIAVGLGLYVMFAVA; translated from the coding sequence ATGGAAAACCTGAATATGGATCTGCTGTACTTGGCTGCCGCTGTGATGATGGGTCTGGCGGCAATCGGTGCTGCGATCGGTATCGGCATCCTCGGGGGTAAATTCCTGGAAGGCGCAGCACGTCAGCCGGATCTGATTCCTCTGCTGCGTACTCAGTTCTTTATCGTTATGGGTCTGGTGGATGCTATCCCGATGATCGCTGTGGGTCTGGGTCTGTACGTGATGTTTGCTGTCGCGTAG
- the atpF gene encoding F0F1 ATP synthase subunit B, which yields MNLNATILGQAIAFVLFVLFCMKYVWPPLMAAIEKRQKEIADGLASAERAKKDLDLAQANATDQLKKAKAEAQVIIEQANKRRAQILDEAKTEAEQERNKIVAQAQAEIDAERKRAREELRKQVALLAVAGAEKIIERSVDEAANSDIVNKLVAEL from the coding sequence GTGAATCTAAACGCAACAATCCTCGGCCAGGCCATCGCGTTTGTCCTGTTCGTTCTGTTCTGCATGAAGTATGTATGGCCGCCGTTAATGGCTGCCATCGAAAAACGTCAGAAAGAAATTGCTGACGGTCTCGCTTCCGCAGAACGCGCTAAAAAGGACCTGGATCTTGCGCAGGCCAATGCGACCGACCAGCTGAAAAAAGCGAAAGCTGAAGCTCAGGTAATCATCGAACAGGCGAACAAACGCCGTGCTCAGATCCTGGACGAAGCGAAGACTGAAGCCGAGCAGGAACGTAACAAAATCGTGGCGCAGGCGCAGGCGGAAATTGACGCCGAACGTAAACGCGCTCGCGAAGAGCTGCGTAAGCAAGTGGCTCTGCTGGCTGTTGCCGGTGCCGAGAAGATCATCGAGCGTTCCGTGGATGAAGCTGCTAACAGCGACATCGTGAATAAACTGGTCGCTGAACTGTAA
- the atpH gene encoding F0F1 ATP synthase subunit delta, with translation MSEFVTVARPYAKAAFDFAVETQSVDRWQDMLAFAAEVTKNEHMAELLSGALAPETLSESFIAVCGEQLDEKGQNLIRVMAENGRLKVLPDVLEQFIQLRAASEAIAEVEVTSATALSEEQLAKISTAMEKRLSRKVKLNCNIDKSVMAGVIIRAGDMVIDGSVRGRLERLADVLQS, from the coding sequence ATGTCTGAATTTGTAACGGTAGCTCGCCCCTACGCCAAAGCAGCTTTTGACTTTGCCGTCGAAACCCAGAGTGTTGATCGCTGGCAGGATATGCTGGCGTTTGCCGCCGAGGTGACGAAAAACGAACATATGGCAGAGCTTCTCTCCGGTGCACTGGCGCCGGAAACGCTCTCTGAATCGTTTATCGCCGTATGTGGTGAGCAACTGGACGAAAAAGGCCAAAACCTGATTCGTGTGATGGCCGAAAACGGTCGTCTTAAGGTGCTCCCTGATGTTCTCGAGCAGTTTATTCAATTGCGGGCGGCCAGCGAAGCTATCGCCGAAGTCGAAGTGACTTCCGCCACCGCACTGAGTGAAGAACAGCTTGCGAAAATCAGCACAGCGATGGAAAAACGTCTGTCACGCAAAGTGAAGCTGAATTGCAATATCGATAAGTCTGTAATGGCAGGCGTAATCATCCGTGCGGGTGATATGGTCATTGATGGCAGCGTACGCGGCCGTCTTGAACGCCTTGCAGACGTCTTGCAGTCTTAA
- the atpA gene encoding F0F1 ATP synthase subunit alpha yields MQLNSTEISELIKQRIAQFSVVSEAHNEGTIVSVSDGVIRIHGLADCMQGEMISLPGNRYAIALNLERDSVGAVVMGPYADLAEGMKVKCTGRILEVPVGRGLLGRVVNTLGAPIDGKGPVDNDGFSPIEVIAPGVIDRQSVDQPVQTGYKSVDAMIPIGRGQRELIIGDRQTGKTAMAIDAIINQRDSGIKCVYVAIGQKASTIANVVRKLEEHGALSNTIVVVATASESAALQYLAPYAGCAMGEYFRDRGEDALIVYDDLSKQAVAYRQVSLLLRRPPGREAFPGDVFYLHSRLLERASRVNAEYVENFTKGEVKGKTGSLTALPIIETQAGDVSAFVPTNVISITDGQIFLETNLFNSGIRPAVNPGISVSRVGGAAQTKIIKKLSGGIRTALAQYRELAAFSQFASDLDEATRKQLSHGQKVTELLKQKQYAPMSVAQQGLVLFAAERGYLEDVELAKIGSFEAALLAYVDRDHAPLMQEINQSGGYNDEIEGKLKGILDSFKATQSW; encoded by the coding sequence ATGCAACTGAATTCCACCGAAATCAGCGAACTGATCAAGCAGCGCATTGCTCAGTTCAGTGTTGTGAGTGAAGCTCACAACGAAGGTACTATTGTTTCTGTAAGCGACGGTGTTATCCGCATTCACGGCCTGGCCGATTGTATGCAAGGCGAGATGATTTCTCTGCCGGGTAACCGTTACGCTATCGCACTGAACCTGGAGCGCGACTCCGTAGGTGCAGTTGTGATGGGTCCGTATGCTGACCTCGCCGAAGGCATGAAGGTTAAGTGTACTGGCCGTATTCTTGAAGTTCCGGTTGGCCGTGGCCTGCTGGGTCGCGTGGTGAACACCCTGGGTGCGCCGATCGACGGTAAAGGTCCGGTTGATAACGACGGCTTCTCGCCGATCGAAGTTATCGCGCCGGGCGTTATCGATCGTCAATCCGTCGATCAGCCGGTTCAGACCGGTTATAAATCTGTTGACGCCATGATCCCAATCGGTCGTGGTCAGCGTGAACTGATCATCGGCGACCGTCAGACCGGTAAAACCGCGATGGCAATCGACGCCATCATCAACCAGCGTGACTCCGGCATCAAATGTGTGTACGTGGCTATCGGCCAGAAAGCGTCCACCATTGCCAACGTGGTTCGCAAACTGGAAGAGCACGGCGCGCTGTCCAACACGATCGTTGTTGTGGCGACCGCGTCTGAATCCGCTGCACTGCAATACCTGGCGCCATATGCCGGTTGCGCAATGGGCGAATACTTCCGTGACCGCGGTGAAGATGCGCTGATCGTTTACGATGATCTGTCCAAACAGGCTGTTGCTTACCGTCAGGTTTCCCTGCTGCTCCGTCGTCCGCCAGGACGTGAAGCATTCCCGGGCGACGTATTTTACCTCCACTCCCGTCTGCTGGAGCGCGCATCCCGCGTAAACGCGGAATACGTTGAGAACTTCACCAAAGGTGAAGTGAAAGGTAAAACCGGCTCCCTGACCGCGCTGCCGATTATCGAAACTCAGGCGGGTGACGTTTCTGCGTTCGTTCCGACCAACGTAATTTCTATTACCGATGGTCAGATCTTCCTGGAAACCAACCTGTTCAACTCCGGTATTCGTCCGGCGGTTAACCCGGGTATCTCCGTATCCCGTGTGGGTGGTGCAGCTCAGACCAAGATCATCAAGAAACTGTCCGGTGGTATCCGTACCGCGCTGGCACAGTATCGTGAACTGGCAGCGTTCTCTCAGTTCGCTTCCGATCTGGATGAAGCAACCCGTAAACAGCTGAGCCATGGTCAGAAAGTGACCGAGCTGCTGAAGCAGAAACAGTATGCCCCAATGTCTGTTGCACAGCAGGGTCTGGTGCTGTTCGCGGCTGAACGCGGTTACCTCGAAGATGTGGAACTGGCGAAAATCGGTAGCTTCGAAGCCGCTCTGCTGGCGTACGTCGACCGTGATCACGCTCCGCTGATGCAAGAAATCAACCAGTCCGGTGGCTATAACGACGAAATCGAAGGCAAGCTGAAAGGCATCCTCGATTCCTTCAAAGCAACCCAGTCCTGGTAA
- the atpG gene encoding F0F1 ATP synthase subunit gamma, whose protein sequence is MAGAKEIRSKIASVQNTQKITKAMEMVAASKMRKSQDRMASSRPYADTMRKVIGHLANGNLEYKHPYLEERDVKRVGYLVVSTDRGLCGGLNINLFKKLLADMKAWSDKGVQSELAMIGSKGVSFFNSVGGNVVAQVTGMGDNPSLSELIGPVKVMLQAYDEGRLDKLYIVSNKFINTMSQVPTITQLLPLPAAEDEELKRKSWDYLYEPDPKALLDTLLRRYVESQVYQGVVENLASEQAARMVAMKAATDNGGSLIKELQLVYNKARQASITQELTEIVGGASAV, encoded by the coding sequence ATGGCCGGCGCAAAAGAGATACGTAGTAAGATCGCAAGCGTCCAGAACACGCAAAAGATCACTAAAGCGATGGAGATGGTCGCCGCTTCCAAAATGCGTAAATCGCAGGATCGCATGGCGTCCAGCCGTCCTTATGCAGATACCATGCGCAAAGTGATTGGTCACCTTGCGAACGGTAATCTGGAATATAAGCACCCCTATCTGGAAGAACGCGACGTTAAGCGCGTGGGCTACCTGGTGGTGTCGACCGACCGTGGTCTGTGTGGTGGCTTGAACATTAACTTGTTCAAAAAACTGCTGGCGGATATGAAAGCATGGTCCGATAAAGGCGTTCAGAGCGAACTCGCAATGATCGGCTCTAAAGGCGTGTCTTTCTTTAATTCTGTTGGTGGCAACGTTGTCGCTCAGGTGACCGGTATGGGTGATAACCCGTCCCTGTCCGAATTGATCGGCCCGGTAAAAGTCATGCTGCAGGCTTACGACGAAGGTCGTTTGGACAAGCTTTATATTGTTAGCAACAAATTTATCAACACCATGTCTCAGGTTCCGACCATCACTCAGCTGCTGCCGTTACCGGCTGCAGAAGATGAAGAGTTGAAGCGTAAATCCTGGGATTATCTGTATGAGCCTGACCCGAAAGCGTTGCTGGATACTCTCCTGCGTCGCTATGTTGAGTCTCAGGTTTATCAGGGTGTTGTTGAAAACCTGGCCAGCGAGCAGGCCGCACGTATGGTGGCGATGAAAGCCGCGACCGACAATGGCGGCAGCCTGATTAAAGAGCTGCAGTTGGTTTACAACAAAGCTCGTCAGGCCAGCATTACTCAGGAACTCACCGAGATCGTCGGTGGTGCATCCGCGGTATAA
- the atpD gene encoding F0F1 ATP synthase subunit beta has product MATGKIVQVIGAVVDVEFPQDAVPRVYDALEVKNSNETLVLEVQQQLGGGIVRTIAMGSSDGLRRGLEVTDLEHPIEVPVGKATLGRIMNVLGQPIDMKGDIGEEERWAIHRAAPSYEELSSSQELLETGIKVIDLMCPFAKGGKVGLFGGAGVGKTVNMMELIRNIAIEHSGYSVFAGVGERTREGNDFYHEMTDSNVLDKVSLVYGQMNEPPGNRLRVALTGLTMAEKFRDEGRDVLLFVDNIYRYTLAGTEVSALLGRMPSAVGYQPTLAEEMGVLQERITSTKTGSITSVQAVYVPADDLTDPSPATTFAHLDATVVLSRQIASLGIYPAVDPLDSTSRQLDPLVVGQEHYDTARGVQSLLQRYQELKDIIAILGMDELSEEDKLVVARARKIQRFLSQPFFVAEVFTGSPGKYVSLKDTIRGFKGIMEGEYDHLPEQAFYMVGSIDEAVEKAKKL; this is encoded by the coding sequence ATGGCTACTGGAAAAATTGTCCAGGTAATCGGCGCCGTGGTTGACGTCGAATTCCCTCAGGATGCCGTACCGCGCGTGTACGATGCTCTTGAGGTTAAGAATAGTAACGAGACGCTGGTGCTGGAAGTTCAGCAGCAGCTCGGCGGCGGTATCGTGCGTACCATCGCTATGGGTTCTTCCGACGGTCTGCGTCGTGGTCTGGAAGTGACTGACCTCGAACACCCGATCGAAGTCCCGGTAGGTAAAGCAACACTGGGTCGTATCATGAACGTGCTCGGTCAGCCGATCGACATGAAAGGCGACATCGGTGAAGAAGAGCGTTGGGCTATCCACCGCGCAGCACCTTCCTACGAAGAGCTGTCCAGCTCTCAGGAACTGCTGGAAACCGGCATCAAAGTTATCGACCTGATGTGTCCGTTCGCGAAGGGCGGTAAAGTCGGTCTGTTCGGTGGTGCGGGTGTAGGTAAAACCGTAAACATGATGGAGCTGATCCGTAACATCGCGATCGAGCACTCTGGTTACTCTGTGTTTGCGGGCGTGGGTGAACGTACTCGTGAGGGTAACGACTTCTACCACGAAATGACCGACTCCAACGTTCTGGACAAAGTATCCCTGGTGTATGGCCAGATGAACGAGCCGCCGGGAAACCGTCTGCGCGTTGCGCTGACCGGCCTGACCATGGCTGAGAAGTTCCGTGATGAAGGTCGTGACGTTCTGCTGTTCGTTGACAACATCTACCGTTATACCCTCGCCGGTACTGAAGTATCCGCACTGCTGGGCCGTATGCCTTCAGCGGTAGGCTACCAGCCTACGCTGGCGGAAGAGATGGGTGTTCTGCAGGAACGTATCACCTCGACCAAAACCGGTTCTATCACCTCCGTTCAGGCGGTATACGTACCTGCGGATGACTTAACTGACCCGTCTCCGGCAACCACCTTTGCGCACCTTGACGCAACCGTGGTACTGAGCCGTCAGATCGCGTCCCTGGGTATCTACCCGGCCGTTGACCCGCTGGATTCCACCAGCCGTCAGCTGGATCCGCTGGTTGTTGGTCAGGAGCACTACGACACCGCGCGTGGCGTACAGTCTCTGCTGCAACGTTACCAGGAACTGAAAGACATCATCGCCATTCTGGGTATGGATGAACTGTCTGAAGAAGACAAACTGGTGGTCGCGCGCGCTCGTAAGATCCAGCGCTTCCTGTCCCAGCCGTTCTTCGTTGCGGAAGTATTCACCGGTTCTCCGGGTAAATACGTTTCCCTGAAAGACACCATCCGTGGCTTTAAAGGCATCATGGAAGGCGAATATGATCACCTGCCAGAGCAGGCGTTCTACATGGTCGGTTCCATCGACGAAGCCGTGGAAAAAGCCAAAAAACTTTAA
- a CDS encoding F0F1 ATP synthase subunit epsilon — MAMTYHLDVVSAEQQMFSGLVEKIQVTGSEGELGVFPGHAPLLTAIKPGMIRIVKQFGHEEFIYLSGGILEVQPGSVTVLADTAIRGQDLDEARALESKRKAEEHIQSSHGDVDYAQASAELAKAIAKLRVIELTKKAM, encoded by the coding sequence ATGGCAATGACTTACCACCTGGACGTCGTCAGCGCAGAGCAACAAATGTTCTCTGGTCTGGTCGAGAAAATCCAGGTAACGGGCAGTGAAGGTGAACTGGGTGTTTTCCCGGGTCACGCACCGCTGCTCACCGCCATTAAGCCTGGTATGATCCGCATCGTAAAACAGTTCGGTCATGAAGAGTTTATCTACCTGTCCGGCGGCATTCTCGAAGTGCAGCCTGGCAGTGTGACCGTTCTGGCTGATACCGCTATTCGTGGTCAGGATCTCGACGAAGCGCGAGCCCTGGAATCGAAGCGTAAAGCAGAAGAGCACATTCAAAGCTCTCACGGTGACGTGGATTACGCTCAGGCGTCTGCGGAGCTGGCGAAAGCCATCGCGAAACTGCGTGTTATCGAGTTGACGAAAAAAGCGATGTAA